A region of the Candidatus Limnocylindria bacterium genome:
GCGCCCCAGATCGCCGCGGAGCTCGCGAGCTGGGCTCAAGGTGCGTTCGAGTGCGCCGAGCTGTTCTGCGAAGAGGCGGGTCCGGTGCTCGCGGCCCACGTGGGACCGGGCGTCGTCGCCATCGCGATCATGAAGGAGGACTCGTGAGCGCTCTCGTCGCGACCGTCCTGGCGATGCTGGTGCTCGACGGGCTCTGGCTCGGGCTCGTCGCCCGCGGCTTCTACCGGCAGCACCTCGGCTTCCTCATGGCCGATCAGGTCAACTGGGGCGCTGCCGGCCTCTTCTACACGCTCTACGCCATCGGGCTCACGGTGTTCGTGACCATGCCGAGCATCGACGGCGGATCCGTCGGCACCGCGCTCTGGCGCGGCGCGCTCTTCGGTCTCGTCGCTTACGCCACCTATGACCTCACCAACCAGGCGACCCTGAAGGGCTGGCCGGTCATCGTGACGGCCGTCGATCTCGCTTGGGGGATGCTGCTGTCCGCGGCCGTCGGCGCGATCGCGACCTACGCGGTGCTGCGGATCTCGTGATCGATCTGGGGCTACGGCGCGGCGTTCTTCGCGCCGAGACGCGGCTCGCGTCCGGCCACGAGGCGGCGGATGTTCGCGCTATGCCGCGCGAACACGATCGCCGCGGTCCCGGCCAGGAACGCGAAGTGCGCGCCATCGAAGGTGAGCGCGCCCAGCGCCGCGAGCGCGAGGTAGCCGATCACCGTGAACGTGACCGCGGCGAGCGAGCCGACGGACACGATCCGCGTGAGCGCGATGCCGCCGACGAACGCGGCGAGCGCGATGGGCGCGACCAAGGGGACCAACAGCAGCGTCGCACCGACGGCGGGCGTCATGCCGCGCCCGCCGCGGCCGCGCAGTCCGATGGGCCAGCAGTGACCGGCGACCGCGCCCAGCGCGGCCGCGGCCTGCGCCGCGGTCGCGCCGGCGATAAGCCCGGCGAGCCAGACCGCGAGCGCGCCCTTCCCGATGTCGGCGAGGGCGACCGCGGCCGCCGCACCCGGTCCGAGCGCGCGCATGGCGTTCGTCGCCCCAGTGCTGCCGCTGCCGATCTCACGCAGATCAACACCGCGGTAC
Encoded here:
- a CDS encoding DUF2177 family protein, coding for MSALVATVLAMLVLDGLWLGLVARGFYRQHLGFLMADQVNWGAAGLFYTLYAIGLTVFVTMPSIDGGSVGTALWRGALFGLVAYATYDLTNQATLKGWPVIVTAVDLAWGMLLSAAVGAIATYAVLRIS
- the plsY gene encoding glycerol-3-phosphate 1-O-acyltransferase PlsY, coding for MNATETWLAIGGLAALGYAIGSLSAGYLVGRLYRGVDLREIGSGSTGATNAMRALGPGAAAAVALADIGKGALAVWLAGLIAGATAAQAAAALGAVAGHCWPIGLRGRGGRGMTPAVGATLLLVPLVAPIALAAFVGGIALTRIVSVGSLAAVTFTVIGYLALAALGALTFDGAHFAFLAGTAAIVFARHSANIRRLVAGREPRLGAKNAAP